From one Neorhizobium galegae genomic stretch:
- a CDS encoding four-carbon acid sugar kinase family protein produces the protein MLVILADDLTGALDCAAPFAGRGLHTEIALSVEAIGSALQLRPAVLSINLGSREVEAEAARQATAAALSSLPSGIVLFKKIDSRLKGNIAAELDATPFHLALVAPAIPDFGRNVRMGHVEGFGLDEPLNVADALGVHAERAIIPDTLSQEDMPAALTIGRGAGADLLVGARGLAEALACHMTDRPVAEPALPEPGPALFVIGSRDPITLAQVEELRQAVVLDYIAAPNGRPEKIAPPQHSVTLVQATPDGKDDPPLQVSDRLAASIVPDMTAPVATLLLSGGATAEAVLKAMNVSRFRLLGECLPGLGLAYIEGQCIIAKSGGFGTPGTLCEIARIAMGEKG, from the coding sequence ATGCTGGTTATTCTTGCTGACGACCTGACTGGCGCGCTTGATTGCGCGGCGCCGTTTGCCGGCAGGGGTTTGCATACTGAAATCGCGTTGAGCGTCGAGGCTATCGGATCGGCCTTGCAACTGAGGCCGGCGGTTCTTTCAATTAACCTCGGATCTCGGGAAGTCGAGGCGGAGGCTGCGCGGCAGGCAACTGCTGCGGCCCTGTCGTCCCTGCCGTCGGGCATCGTTCTGTTCAAGAAGATCGATTCCCGCCTCAAGGGCAATATCGCCGCAGAGCTCGACGCCACGCCTTTTCACCTGGCGCTCGTCGCACCTGCGATACCTGATTTCGGACGAAATGTCCGAATGGGACATGTCGAAGGTTTTGGCCTGGACGAGCCGCTGAATGTCGCCGACGCGCTTGGCGTTCATGCCGAACGCGCCATCATTCCCGATACGCTTTCACAGGAAGACATGCCCGCGGCTCTGACAATCGGCCGCGGGGCCGGGGCCGATCTTCTTGTCGGCGCCAGGGGTCTCGCCGAGGCGCTGGCCTGTCACATGACAGACCGTCCGGTCGCCGAACCGGCCCTTCCTGAACCCGGCCCCGCCCTTTTTGTCATCGGCTCGAGAGATCCAATCACGCTGGCGCAAGTCGAGGAACTGCGGCAGGCGGTCGTGCTTGACTACATTGCCGCGCCGAACGGGCGCCCGGAGAAGATCGCACCGCCCCAGCATTCCGTGACGCTGGTTCAGGCCACGCCGGATGGAAAGGACGATCCGCCGCTTCAGGTATCGGACAGGCTGGCGGCGAGCATAGTCCCGGACATGACAGCGCCGGTCGCCACCCTGCTCCTTTCGGGCGGCGCGACTGCCGAGGCTGTCTTGAAGGCAATGAATGTTTCGAGGTTCCGGCTTCTCGGCGAATGTCTGCCGGGCCTTGGCTTGGCTTATATCGAAGGCCAATGCATCATCGCCAAATCCGGCGGATTCGGCACGCCGGGCACATTGTGCGAGATAGCAAGAATAGCCATGGGCGAGAAGGGTTGA
- a CDS encoding FadR/GntR family transcriptional regulator — translation MGLESGTARKGLPDIVFERMLRAIKSGAYRPDERLPTEHELANEFEVSRPIIREALRRLREQGLIYSRRGAGSFVRALGLREPLGFGQLENVADLLNCYEFRMTLEPAAAAAAAGRHDKESLAAIKRALELLRDATNRQAHREDADYQFHLAIARAAQNSYFSTAMEALKDHIAMGMKFHGASVKREATGLAKVFGEHEAIADAITRGDQEAARQLMLDHLKGSRERLFQSSHR, via the coding sequence ATGGGGCTTGAGAGCGGTACTGCCCGCAAGGGCCTTCCCGATATCGTCTTTGAACGGATGTTGCGCGCGATCAAGTCGGGGGCATACAGGCCGGACGAACGGTTGCCGACCGAACATGAGCTGGCCAACGAATTCGAAGTGTCGCGGCCGATCATCCGGGAAGCGCTGAGACGGTTGCGCGAGCAGGGACTGATCTATTCGAGGCGCGGTGCCGGCAGCTTTGTGCGTGCGCTCGGCCTACGTGAGCCGCTCGGATTCGGCCAGCTGGAAAACGTCGCCGATCTCCTCAACTGTTATGAGTTTCGCATGACGCTTGAACCTGCTGCAGCAGCGGCAGCGGCAGGGCGCCACGACAAGGAAAGCCTGGCGGCGATAAAGCGGGCCCTGGAATTGCTGCGCGATGCCACGAACCGCCAGGCCCATCGCGAAGACGCCGACTATCAGTTCCATCTGGCTATCGCGCGAGCGGCTCAGAACAGCTACTTCTCGACGGCGATGGAGGCCCTGAAAGATCACATTGCCATGGGCATGAAATTCCACGGAGCCTCCGTGAAAAGAGAGGCAACCGGGCTGGCGAAAGTGTTCGGCGAGCATGAGGCGATTGCCGATGCAATCACACGCGGAGACCAGGAAGCAGCGCGACAGTTGATGCTGGACCACTTGAAAGGTTCACGCGAACGACTGTTTCAATCGTCGCACCGGTGA